GTACATTCGTCGGTATTCCGTCGGAATTTTCCGACGAATTTCTGACGAACCATAAGACCGTTGCCGACAAATATATATAACCGTTGTATAGCCGTTTGAGATTGGACAATATCGACGGAATTCCGACGGACTGCTTTACATCCGTCGGAATATCGTCGGACATTCGTTGGAATATCGTCGGAAAGTCGTCGGAGGGCCGTAAGCAATTTCCTATAAATACAACCCCTCCTCATTCAACTCATTCACACTTCATTCTCTCTTCATTCTCTTTAGTCATAACAATTCCGTGAAAATCATGTCTTCAGAAGTTTATTATCGTTCGTGGATGGATAAACCTCATTTGGATCCGAACACCAATTTGCTTACGGAAGAATACGTTCAAGGGATTGGAGAATTCATGAGGCTTGTTCAACAGCAACCGGATGCAAAAAGTGGTATGTTAAGATGTCCCTGCTCTTCTTGCAATAATAATAAGGTTATAAAAGAATTTGATGTTTGGACTCATTTGTATATGAAAGGGTTTTCACGTAATTATAAAGTTTGGTACCTTCATGGGGAAACTGGTTATGAATATGGTAGTACTAGCGAACCTCAGCCTGTTAGTGAACCTCAGCCTGATATTAGGTTAGAAGAATCTAGAACGGATATAGATTATGGTGCAGGTACTGAGCAGATGGTACATGATCATTATAGAGGGGAAGAACCAAACCCCGAGTCTAGGAGATTTTTTGACATGTTGGATGCAGGAAAACAACCTTTGTATCAAAATTGTAGAGATGGTCATTCAGTCTTATCATCTGCAACTAGATTAATGGGTATTAAGACAGACTATAATTTGGCTGAAGAATGTATGGATGCGATTACTGATTTTGTCAAAGGTATTCTACCTGAGGATAACCTTGCACCGGGTTCATACTACGAGGTTCAGAAACTTGTTGCAGGTCTTCAACTACCGTATGAAGTGATAGATGTATGTATTGACAACTGCATGATCTACTAGAGAGCGGATGAGACACGGAATATATGCAAATTTTGTGGGAAACCTCGTTATCAGGACACNNNNNNNNNNNNNNNNNNNNNNNNNNNNNNNNNNNNNNNNNNNNNNNNNNNNNNNNNNNNNNNNNNNNNNNNNNNNNNNNNNNNNNNNNNNNNNNNNNNNNNNNNNNNNNNNNNNNNNNNNNNNNNNNNNNNNNNNNNNNNNNNNNNNNNNNNNNNNNNNNNNNNNNNNNNNNNNNNNNNNNNNNNNNNNNNNNNNNNNNNNNNNNNNNNNNNNNNNNNNNNNNNNNNNNNNNNNNNNNNNNNNNNNNNNNNNNNNNNNNNNNNNNNNNNNNNNNNNNNNNNNNNNNNNNNNNNNNNNNNNNNNNNNNNNNNNNNNNNNNNNNNNNNNNNNNNNNNNNNNNNNNNNNNNNNNNNNNNNNNNNNNNNNNNNNNNNNNNNNNNNNNNNNNNNNNNNNNNNNNNNNNNNNNNNNNNNNNNNNNNNNNNNNNNNNNNNNNNNNNNNNNNNNNNNNNNNNNNNNNNNNNNNNNNNNNNNNNNNNNNNNNNNNNNNNNNNNNNNNNNNNNNNNNNNNNNNNNNNNNNNNNNNNNNNNNNNNNNNNNNNNNNNNNNNNNNNNNNNNNNNNNNNNNNNNNNNNNNNNNNNNNNNNNNNNNNNNNNNNNNNNNNNNNNNNNNNNNNNNNNNNNNNNNNNNNNNNNNNNNNNNNNNNNNNNNNNNNNNNNNNNNNNNNNNNNNNNNNNNNNNNNNNNNNNNNNNNNNNNNNNNNNNNNNNNNNNNNNNNNNNNNNNNNNNNNNNNNNNNNNNNNNNNNNNNNNNNNNNNNNNNNNNNNNNNNNNNNNNNNNNNNNNNNNNNNNNNNNNNNNNNNNNNNNNNNNNNNNNNNNNNNNNNNNNNNNNNNNNNNNNNNNNNNNNNNNNNNNNNNNNNNNNNNNNNNNNNNNNNNNNNNNNNNNNNNNNNNNNNNNNNNNNNNNNNNNNNNNNNNNNNNNNNNNNNNNNNNNNNNNNNNNNNNNNNNNNNNNNNNNNNNNNNNNNNNNNNNNNNNNNNNNNNNNNNNNNNNNNNNNNNNNNNNNNNNNNNNNNNNNNNNNNNNNNNNNNNNNNNNNNNNNNNNNNNNNNNNNNNNNNNNNNNNNNNNNNNNNNNNNNNNNNNNNNNNNNNNNNNNNNNNNNNNNNNNNNNNNNNNNNNNNNNNNNNNNNNNNNNNNNNNNNNNNNNNNNNNNNNNNNNNNNNNNNNNNNNNNNNNNNNNNNNNNNNNNNNNNNNNNNNNNNNNNNNNNNNNNNNNNNNNNNNNNNNNNNNNNNNNNNNNNNNNNNNNNNNNNNNNNNNNNNNNNNNNNNNNNNNNNNNNNNNNNNNNNNNNNNNNNNNNNNNNNNNNNNNNNNNNNNNNNNNNNNNNNNNNNNNNNNNNNNNNNNNNNNNNNNNNNNNNNNNNNNNNNNNNNNNNNNNNNNNNNNNNNNNNNNNNNNNNNNNNNNNNNNNNNNNNNNNNNNNNNNNNNNNNNNNNNNNNNNNNNNNNNNNNNNNNNNNNNNNNNNNNNNNNNNNNNNNNNNNNNNNNNNNNNNNNNNNNNNNNNNNNNNNNNNNNNNNNNNNNNNNNNNNNNNNNNNNNNNNNNNNNNNNNNNNNNNNNNNNNNNNNNNNNNNNNNNNNNNNNNNNNNNNNNNNNNNNNNNNNNNNNNNNNNNNNNNNNNNNNNNNNNNNNNNNNNNNNNNNNNNNNNNNNNNNNNNNNNNNNNNNNNNNNNNNNNNNNNNNNNNNNNNNNNNNNNNNNNNNNNNNNNNNNNNNNNNNNNNNNNNNNNNNNNNNNNNNNNNNNNNNNNNNNNNNNNNNNNNNNNNNNNNNNNNNNNNNNNNNNNNNNNNNNNNNNNNNNNNNNNNNNNNNNNNNNNNNNNNNNNNNNNNNNNNNNNNNNNNNNNNNNNNNNNNNNNNNNNNNNNNNNNNNNNNNNNNNNNNNNNNNNNNNNNNNNNNNNNNNNNNNNNNNNNNNNNNNNNNNNNNNNNNNNNNNNNNNNNNNNNNNNNNNNNNNNNNNNNNNNNNNNNNNNNNNNNNNNNNNNNNNNNNNNNNNNNNNNNNNNNNNNNNNNNNNNNNNNNNNNNNNNNNNNNNNNNNNNNNNNNNNNNNNNNNNNNNNNNNNNNNNNNNNNNNNNNNNNNNNNNNNNNNNNNNNNNNNNNNNNNNNNNNNNNNNNNNNNNNNNNNNNNNNNNNNNNNNNNNNNNNNNNNNNNNNNNNNNNNNNNNNNNNNNNNNNNNNNNNNNNNNNNNNNNNNNNNNNNNNNNNNNNNNNNNNNNNNNNNNNNNNNNNNNNNNNNNNNNNNNNNNNNNNNNNNNNNNNNNNNNNNNNNNNNNNNNNNNNNNNNNNNNNNNNNNNNNNNNNNNNNNNNNNNNNNNNNNNNNNNNNNNNNNNNNNNNNNNNNNNNNNNNNNNNNNNNNNNNNNNNNNNNNNNNNNNNNNNNNNNNNNNNNNNNNNNNNNNNNNNNNNNNNNNNNNNNNNNNNNNNNNNNNNNNNNNNNNNNNNNNNNNNNNNNNNNNNNNNNNNNNNNNNNNNNNNNNNNNNNNNNNNNNNNNNNNNNNNNNNNNNNNNNNNNNNNNNNNNNNNNNNNNNNNNNNNNNNNNNNNNNNNNNNNNNNNNNNNNNNNNNNNNNNNNNNNNNNNNNNNNNNNNNNNNNNNNNNNNNNNNNNNNNNNNNNNNNNNNNNNNNNNNNNNNNNNNNNNNNNNNNNNNNNNNNNNNNNNNNNNNNNNNNNNNNNNNNNNNNNNNNNNNNNNNNNNNNNNNNNNNNNNNNNNNNNNNNNNNNNNNNNNNNNNNNNNNNNNNNNNNNNNNNNNNNNNNNNNNNNNNNNNNNNNNNNNNNNNNNNNNNNNNNNNNNNNNNNNNNNNNNNNNNNNNNNNNNNNNNNNNNNNNNNNNNNNNNNNNNNNNNNNNNNNNNNNNNNNNNNNNNNNNNNNNNNNNNNNNNNNNNNNNNNNNNNNNNNNNNNNNNNNNNNNNNNNNNNNNNNNNNNNNNNNNNNNNNNNNNNNNNNNNNNNNNNNNNNNNNNNNNNNNNNNNNNNNNNNNNNNNNNNNNNNNNNNNNNNNNNNNNNNNNNNNNNNNNNNNNNNNNNNNNNNNNNNNNNNNNNNNNNNNNNNNNNNNNNNNNNNNNNNNNNNNNNNNNNNNNNNNNNNNNNNNNNNNNNNNNNNNNNNNNNNNNNNNNNNNNNNNNNNNNNNNNNNNNNNNNNNNNNNNNNNNNNNNNNNNNNNNNNNNNNNNNNNNNNNNNNNNNNNNNNNNNNNNNNNNNNNNNNNNNNNNNNNNNNNNNNNNNNNNNNNNNNNNNNNNNNNNNNNNNNNNNNNNNNNNNNNNNNNNNNNNNNNNNNNNNNNNNNNNNNNNNNNNNNNNNNNNNNNNNNNNNNNNNNNNNNNNNNNNNNNNNNNNNNNNNNNNNNNNNNNNNNNNNNNNNNNNNNNNNNNNNNNNNNNNNNNNNNNNNNNNNNNNNNNNNNNNNNNNNNNNNNNNNNNNNNNNNNNNNNNNNNNNNNNNNNNNNNNNNNNNNNNNNNNNNNNNNNNNNNNNNNNNNNNNNNNNNNNNNNNNNNNNNNNNNNNNNNNNNNNNNNNNNNNNNNNNNNNNNNNNNNNNNNNNNNNNNNNNNNNNNNNNNNNNNNNNNNNNNNNNNNNNNNNNNNNNNNNNNNNNNNNNNNNNNNNNNNNNNNNNNNNNNNNNNNNNNNNNNNNNNNNNNNNNNNNNNNNNNNNNNNNNNNNNNNNNNNNNNNNNNNNNNNNNNNNNNNNNNNNNNNNNNNNNNNNNNNNNNNNNNNNNNNNNNNNNNNNNNNNNNNNNNNNNNNNNNNNNNNNNNNNNNNNNNNNNNNNNNNNNGGAATATACCGACGAACCAATATCCGTCGGAATATACCGACGAACAAATATCCGTCGGCATATTCCGACGAACCAATGTCCGTCGGTATATTCCGAAGAACCAACGTCCGTCGGAATATACCGAAGAATCCGCTACGTCGGAATTGTCCGAGGAACGTTCTCCGTCGGTACATAGTTTTTCCGATGAACTCTGGTCTCGTGTGTCCGCATCGTAATATCGTCGGAAGTTCGTGAGAATGACGTTTCTCGGTATTCGTCAGAAAGTCGTCGGAAGTTCTGACGAAATTCCGACGAATTTTTTTTTCCGACAAAACGATACCGACGGATAGGTTCGTCAGAAATTCGTCGGAATCGGTCTATTCCGACGAAATTCTGACGATTTCGGCCATTCATCGATGAATGATATTGTATCTATTTTAGTTAATGTTTGATGTTTCCTTGTATTAGCTTATTGGCTAATGTGTTTAATAGCTTGTAGTAGCTAATATGTTTATTGAGTAATGTTTGATGAACAATTAGTTTGTATTAACATGATACGATTTTATGATTGAAATGGTATATATTTCTTAAATCTTTTTTGAATATAATTTTATTTGAGTTTTTATTGTTGTGTTTAGATTGAACAAAATTTTATAATTCAGTTTCAGTTGCATATTGAAGAATAGTACTCCCTCTGTTTCACAATAGATGATGTTTTAGAAGATGATTGTTGTTTTAAAATGGATGATGTTACAATATTTTATATTACTTTTAACTTTATTGAAAACTGCGTAACCAATTAGATTTTGTAGTCATTTTTATAATTGGCTGAATGATTTCTAGATTATATTTTTAAAGTCATTTTTTAGAAAATGTTAAATTTCTTAATCTTTGTGCATCAAGGCAAAACATCATGTATTGTGAAACGGAGGGAGTATATACTAAGATCGGACTGTGATGATCGTGTAGCTAACCGGGCGAAGAAATATTATTAGGTCCGATCACCAACCTATATACCGGTCATCATCTCAGCTTCCAGAGTACTCTTACCAAGTCGAGTGACCATCATTCTCGTACCATTGCATAGACCTTGCGTCTGGTTAATGTTGCTCACCATCATCACCGGAGCTCCTATTTTCATGCATATTTGATGGTTCATACAAAATGGTTTACATATTTCGTACAAAATAATCATACAAAATGTAGTTGGAGAACAGTTGAAGTTCCCTGAGTCACCAGCGGATTATGCGGAACGGGAGTTGATTCAGGCTTTACTGGTGAAAAATCCAAAGAACAGGTTAGGGACAAAGAGGGGAGCAAGGTGTAGTATTCCTCCTGAAGTATGGACCGATTGATCTGGTTGGATGCGGTAGTAATAGCAAGAGAATGATGGGACCACCACCACCAGTATCAGCAAATACAAAATCTGGTGGTAAATTTCTAGACTTTAAGTTTTTCTAAAGCTTTATTTTTTCCTCCGAGTTTGTATTTGATCCCTGAATTAGCATTTTCAGTCTTATTGTGTCGCTATATATATTGTAAAATTTGTAACGTCTCAAGAGGCTTTTATTAGACCAGGAGTGGAGGGGGTTTAGTTCTCATAGTAACTTAGACCATCTCCATTGGAAGTTCTTTAATTAGAATCCCACCACTAAAAATAAAAAAATAAAAAAATAAAATAGGAAAGAAACTGAAGAAATGTTCTAAAATATGTGATTTTAGAACTATTTCTAAACTTTAACCTTCCACATGTCATGTATCTAGTATTTTAGAATTAAAAAAATAAAAAAATTAGTTATTTAATTAAAAGATTTATTTTTTATTTTTTTAAGAATCCCACCTAGTTTCTAATGGGTGGAGGTGCTCTCAGGAGATCCTTTTTATTTGTATCTGATGGAAAGCTCCTTTGGTCGCTAGGTCACTGCCATGCATGTTTCGGTGGTCCCAAAAGCAAAAGATATCATGATCTAAAACGATTCATTCATCCCATATATATGTTTATGTTATTTAAATGGGTCCCTATTTAAATCCCAATACTATACTTTATTTGGCAGTTTGCCTCCAAAATGTACATTATATCATGTGTATTAATTGCTTTTGTTAACCTAATATTAGATAACAAATTGAGCCATGATTGTTTTTGTTAACCCTAATCTACCAAGAAGAAACCACCATGTGCTTCAGACAAAGAAGGAAGAAATGATCAGAACTGACAAGAGATCATATCTATTTCTCAGGAATCCTATGATAAAATAGACCCACTTTGATACATTTACAACACCGACAAGTTCGAGGCAAGCCCTAGATTATTACTTACAGTATATATCACACGACTAATGAAAAAGCAAGAGAACGTTCTTTATTCATGTCCTGGAATTTCTTTAGAATATGTAGCTAAGAATTACATGAACAAACAAAAACAACCACATTTCATACATAGAAATCAAAACGCCAAGTCCTGCATGTTTTAAAAATAGACTCCATAATATATACATTTTCTCTTCAGAAATAAAACATTTATCCAAACAACCATCCCGAAATAAATAAGAGACATACCCATAGGAAATTTCTAGCTCTGGAGCCCTTTTACCTCATCAAAAACTTTAACTATATAGTATTTGTATCCTTTTGAAACTATATAGTAATAATATAGTGGTGGGCTATTTGATGGAGTATGAGCGAGTGCATACCGTTTGTAAGGACTCCGTGAACAGAGCTGAGAAACTGGTTAAAGCTTGGAACACACCTGGCAAACCCGTCTGTAAATTATTCAAAGTCATGGCTCTTGTCACTTCTATTGCCTTTGAATGTTTCAGCATCTCTTCCTCCACTCTTCTCTGACATGCTCCTAGCTCTAACTTTTTCTCCGTGAGGGGGTCACGAGCGTCTAGCCCGTGTCCGTTGTCTGGTCCTGAATCCGGGAGACCAAACCCGACCGTGGAGTATGACTGGTAGTACTTCCTTTCGATGTTCCTAAGCGATGAAGCTTTCTTCTCAAGCTCCTTTGATGCTGATTCGGTTCGTTTCTTTATCTTTAGCTCCTCTGATTGTTTCGCGGATATCACGTGGACAACGTTGATGAAGCTCTTGATTGCTTCTGAAGCCACTGTGTCTGGGACTCGGTCAAGAGTAAGCTTCCACTCATCGCAAAACGCGTAGGCATCTACCGGCTCTTTGTGACCGGGGTTCTCGTCGTGGCAAACTGGGAGGAGAGTTAGCTTGAACCAGGCTTGAACCGAACGTATGAACTCCCGTTGGAATTTAATCAGCCGACAGAAACTGGAGTGCCATAGAGACACGGCTGTTTCCAAGTCGCGTGTTGCTTGTCGGTGTAGTTCAGATGTTGATTCCCCTTTGCCTGACCTGTTAATGAGCCCCTGAACTTGCTGCACGATGTTGTTCTGAATCTCGTGGAACTGATGCATTGCTTTCCACATGTACATGAAGCTGCACAAGCATAATTTCAGAGGTTAGTGTGTAACTCTGATGTTCAAAGCAAGTGCCTATCTGCTGGAACCAAAGCAATTATAACAGCATAGTCTTAGGCTCTTCACATGAATTTGTCAAAAAAAAAAGGTTTTTGGATCTTTCTTTTTTCTTTGGCATCACTACAACTACAACACTTGAACTTGGGTGGGGACCTTTAAATGCAGGTTCCAAACCACCATGCTTCACACTAGAATCTCTAAAAAAAAACACGATGAATACCAAAAGGTAGATGATCTTTCATTTCTACGGAACTAGATGTTAGCCAATAAGCATGATCTTAAAACTAAGCCTTACTTATTAGTTGTCAAGATAAGCTATAAGAACCCAAAATGCAATATATGAATTAGTAGTCTTTATCCCACACTAACAAGCAGCCAATCATAACCGGGAATCTACAAATCTAAAGAATGGCTTCAAAAAGGCATGAGGATTTTTTCATTAAATGTTCACCCACTTGACAAGTCCACACGATGATGATGATACGTACGTCTACGAGTAGGTTATGATGACACAGACAAGTCAATGCAACTAACAGCTCATTCAATATCGGATAATCGTTGATATACACAATAATAACAAAAAAGAAATTTTACCCGTGACAGAGTTCAACGAGCTGCGGGACAAGATCAGTATCTCGAAGGCGGACAATGGCAGTAGAAGTTGTGCTGACGGCCTGGGAAGTAACAATTATAAGAGACTGCAACCTAGTTATAGACCCCTTTGTCTTGTCCAGCTTAGTCTCATTATCCCCCTTGTACTCTTGACTTTGAAGTTTCGACAACTTTTTTTCGTGTTCAATCTTAAACCCTTCTCTAGCCTGCAATATCATCCGTATCTCCAGTAATTAGTAAAAACATAACCATAACCTGCGGGAAATGGCATAAAACTGGTTTGGATAAAAAGCAGAGACCTTGACTTCCTCATAGAGTTTCTTTTCCCATGCCAAGAGGCGGTCTAGACTGGAACAAAGGCTCTTGGGACCTCCCGGTTGCTCAAGTGCGGTTGTGTCAAGCCTGTACTTGACTTCCAATGGCGGCTTAGAGGTCCAGGTTGAGCTCAGGTTGCTCAGTACACTACTCGAATGAATCACCGTTTCTGTCAAAATCAAAACATATGATTAAAATGATTCAAAGTAATGATTTTTAGATATATGGCTGATTCAAAGTGTATCAAGCTTTACTCTTCAAGTGGCTGAAACTGCGGTCGAGCTGAGCCTTGCCAATATTGAGCATCTGAGAGACTTGTTCTCCGGCCTCAGCCGCCTTGTCGAAGTTCTCCTTGATGGCATCCACAATCTCCTTCAAATCTCTGTGTCTCACCACCATCTTCATGTCAGAGACATCTCCTCTCCCGCTGTAACTCGTAGCCGCGTCGTCTCCTTTCCCGTACTTGTCTTGTCCAACGCCTCCACCGCTATACTCCTGCGCCATTGGTGCGTGCTGCCGTCTCATCGAACTAGTCTTCACAGAAGATCCGAAGTCAGAACGCGTTCCAACTTCGGAGATTGAATCTCTATCATCATCCTCCTCCTCCTCCTCCTCCTCATGGGCGGCGTCCGATGAGCTAGTGGTGCTGTAATGATCGTGATCCTCCCATTCGCTACACTGCACTTCCTCTCTCTCTGCTTCCTCCAAGGTCTCAAACTGCTTCTTCTGCTTCCTCGAGTGGGCTGATCTCTCTGTCTCCGTATCAAACTGCTTCTCCTTCCTCGAATCGAAGAAATCATGCTCAGATCTCTCGGTTTCCGTATCGCTAAACCGGTTATGTAAGTCGTGTTGCCTCTCTTGATCGCTAAACCGGTTATGTTGCTGCCTCTCTTGAGATTTCCGGTTAAAGAACTCGGAATCGGGAGGGGACGGAGGGTAGAAGTTCTCCCAGTTCCAGACCGAGGAGGCTTGAGAAGGCGTGGCGGAGTAAGTCGAGTTCTGGTAAGCCCTAGGGTAGAAACTCGACGGCATGAAGTTAGATCTCTCGCTTGACGAAGGGCTCGAGAGTATATGAGGCAGCTTCGGCTGCTGCTGCTGCTGCTTCCGTCTCCGATTAGAGGGTGGAGCCGTAACGATCGGAGGCAGCTTGCTGTTGGAGCTAGCAACGGAAGGAGCCCGCGGCGGGGGAGTGTAGACGGAAGGCGACGGAGGGACACGTGGAGGTATATAATTGGAGGACGAGTGTTCGCTCGGAGTGTGGAGAAACACGGCGGGAGTCTGATCCGATACGGCGAGAGGCTCGCC
The DNA window shown above is from Brassica oleracea var. oleracea cultivar TO1000 chromosome C3, BOL, whole genome shotgun sequence and carries:
- the LOC106334916 gene encoding uncharacterized protein LOC106334916, with product MGCAASKLDNEDTVRRCKDRRRLMTESVRARHQLAAAHADYCRSLRLTGSALSSFAAGEPLAVSDQTPAVFLHTPSEHSSSNYIPPRVPPSPSVYTPPPRAPSVASSNSKLPPIVTAPPSNRRRKQQQQQPKLPHILSSPSSSERSNFMPSSFYPRAYQNSTYSATPSQASSVWNWENFYPPSPPDSEFFNRKSQERQQHNRFSDQERQHDLHNRFSDTETERSEHDFFDSRKEKQFDTETERSAHSRKQKKQFETLEEAEREEVQCSEWEDHDHYSTTSSSDAAHEEEEEEEDDDRDSISEVGTRSDFGSSVKTSSMRRQHAPMAQEYSGGGVGQDKYGKGDDAATSYSGRGDVSDMKMVVRHRDLKEIVDAIKENFDKAAEAGEQVSQMLNIGKAQLDRSFSHLKKTVIHSSSVLSNLSSTWTSKPPLEVKYRLDTTALEQPGGPKSLCSSLDRLLAWEKKLYEEVKAREGFKIEHEKKLSKLQSQEYKGDNETKLDKTKGSITRLQSLIIVTSQAVSTTSTAIVRLRDTDLVPQLVELCHGFMYMWKAMHQFHEIQNNIVQQVQGLINRSGKGESTSELHRQATRDLETAVSLWHSSFCRLIKFQREFIRSVQAWFKLTLLPVCHDENPGHKEPVDAYAFCDEWKLTLDRVPDTVASEAIKSFINVVHVISAKQSEELKIKKRTESASKELEKKASSLRNIERKYYQSYSTVGFGLPDSGPDNGHGLDARDPLTEKKLELGACQRRVEEEMLKHSKAIEVTRAMTLNNLQTGLPGVFQALTSFSALFTESLQTVCTRSYSIK